In Borrelia parkeri, one DNA window encodes the following:
- a CDS encoding BTA121 domain-containing protein surface lipoprotein: MFKVRYFSELPILISFLLLIISCDLDSSEDFVTSLFGKGSVVEREYENLVQKYLKGLVEEFTEDLSEESRVITEMDIDTRIEEQFDLKLKNLLDKFGIFDKDRKVVGYMYLVTTADNSDDILMLKQYTSDEFFNLLEQLGAERLKDMIEACFSDLRALSEYRPKVKEILKDIKRDSIRQKLEGELAWYEESTAYPYYLRCAFKDSNPDVVYAQVMYVGPAYVLGRIYSEAKSILKIENVYSEQYLEQPSESEWRIIDYIRDILIDEKIAQNKNYKTYTISEFYNLLGDLDVTKIREIISRTQETLTAYEDAKVAISGINDLRLRQDFSNRLEKRLSVYGRTLKGVFNKSDIDAIYRAAINSKFIDEFAVIQDEAKLISINLASSSSKE; encoded by the coding sequence ATGTTTAAGGTAAGATATTTTAGTGAGTTACCGATATTAATATCATTTTTATTGCTAATTATAAGTTGTGATTTAGACTCTTCAGAAGATTTTGTAACAAGTCTATTTGGAAAAGGATCTGTTGTAGAACGTGAGTATGAAAATTTAGTACAAAAATATTTGAAAGGACTTGTAGAAGAATTTACAGAAGATCTTTCAGAAGAGTCTAGAGTAATTACAGAAATGGATATAGATACGCGTATAGAAGAACAATTTGATTTAAAATTGAAGAATCTTTTAGACAAATTTGGAATATTTGACAAGGATAGGAAAGTCGTTGGATATATGTACCTTGTGACCACTGCGGATAATAGTGATGATATTTTAATGCTTAAGCAGTATACTAGCGATGAGTTTTTTAATTTGTTGGAACAATTAGGTGCTGAGAGATTAAAAGACATGATAGAAGCTTGTTTTAGTGATCTAAGAGCACTATCTGAATATAGACCAAAAGTTAAAGAAATTCTAAAGGATATTAAGAGGGATTCAATAAGACAAAAATTGGAGGGGGAGCTTGCTTGGTACGAAGAGTCTACTGCCTATCCATATTATTTAAGATGTGCATTTAAGGATTCTAATCCTGATGTTGTATATGCTCAAGTCATGTATGTAGGTCCTGCTTATGTTTTGGGTAGGATTTATTCAGAGGCTAAAAGCATTCTAAAGATTGAGAATGTGTACTCAGAGCAGTATTTAGAACAACCTTCTGAGAGCGAATGGAGAATAATTGATTATATACGAGATATATTAATTGATGAGAAGATTGCTCAGAATAAAAATTATAAGACGTATACTATTTCTGAGTTTTATAACTTGCTTGGTGATTTAGATGTTACTAAGATTAGGGAAATTATAAGCCGTACTCAAGAGACTCTTACAGCATACGAAGACGCCAAAGTGGCTATAAGTGGTATTAATGACTTAAGATTAAGGCAAGACTTTAGTAATAGGTTGGAGAAAAGATTGAGTGTTTATGGAAGGACCTTAAAAGGGGTCTTTAATAAATCTGATATTGATGCTATTTATAGAGCAGCTATAAATAGTAAATTTATTGATGAGTTTGCTGTGATTCAAGACGAAGCTAAACTTATTTCAATAAACTTAGCAAGTAGTTCTTCAAAAGAGTAA
- a CDS encoding BTA121 domain-containing protein surface lipoprotein — MIKVNHLGEFLALALILMLLFLLIISCNLKSQRDIAFRENLTVDGSLKNLKKPVVGDITVKINNLLDAFRIFDDERDVINNIQIAITDPNIGSAGGFKTYDMDEFYNLLDGLGSLKLKEIIKVHSNALEVQVQAEREARSVIDSVKGDVLKRRLENMFNQHKDYCLSYLKWLFNDPTPDTVYFRVINDNYVDKFSKIKDRIQSVIEDERQYAGWMSASELESIAFIRDILTDPSIVGYGGLKTYSNSEFYNLLRNLGDTILKEIIQFHLNNLRTENAALVAIENLQEGYEKQQLQYKLYFYKLKYSLYLKELFSEPTSDDIYRKFLVSLYDFFNLFAKLESDALGIMRGKELYSGRMSSSELAVIWYILLVITDPDIGGFTIYNYERFYNLLEQLGDVKVKVIIQNIQKTLKAQDEAKTAVENVNDVNLKQRLESDLKEKNSAYVLALKEAFGKLSYDSIYQTTKNVDYVNWFNAIKDTASSSI, encoded by the coding sequence ATGATAAAGGTAAATCATCTTGGTGAGTTCTTAGCCTTAGCCTTAATATTAATGTTGTTATTCTTGCTAATTATAAGTTGTAATTTAAAATCCCAAAGAGATATTGCGTTTAGAGAGAATTTAACTGTAGACGGATCTTTAAAAAATTTAAAAAAGCCTGTTGTAGGCGATATAACTGTTAAAATTAATAATCTGTTAGATGCATTTAGGATATTTGATGATGAGAGAGACGTAATTAATAATATACAAATTGCAATCACTGATCCTAATATTGGTAGTGCTGGAGGTTTCAAAACGTATGATATGGATGAGTTTTATAATTTGCTTGATGGTTTAGGTTCTCTTAAGCTTAAGGAAATTATAAAAGTTCATTCAAATGCTCTTGAAGTTCAGGTCCAAGCAGAAAGAGAAGCTAGATCAGTTATTGATAGTGTTAAGGGAGACGTATTAAAGCGACGTTTGGAGAATATGTTTAATCAGCACAAGGATTACTGTCTATCTTATTTAAAATGGTTATTTAATGATCCTACCCCTGACACGGTGTATTTTAGAGTGATAAATGATAATTATGTTGATAAGTTTAGTAAGATTAAAGACCGTATTCAAAGTGTTATAGAGGATGAAAGGCAATATGCAGGGTGGATGTCAGCGTCAGAGCTTGAATCAATTGCATTTATACGAGATATATTAACCGATCCTAGTATTGTTGGTTATGGAGGTCTTAAGACCTATAGTAACTCTGAGTTTTATAACTTGTTAAGGAATTTAGGTGATACTATTTTGAAGGAAATTATACAATTTCATTTAAATAATCTTAGAACAGAAAATGCGGCTTTAGTAGCTATTGAGAATCTTCAAGAAGGTTATGAAAAACAACAATTGCAATATAAATTGTATTTTTATAAGCTTAAATATTCATTATATTTGAAAGAGTTATTTAGTGAGCCTACTTCGGATGATATTTATCGCAAATTTCTGGTTAGTCTTTATGATTTTTTTAATCTTTTTGCTAAGCTTGAGAGCGATGCTTTAGGCATTATGAGGGGGAAGGAACTATACTCAGGACGGATGTCTTCTTCAGAGCTTGCAGTAATTTGGTATATACTACTTGTAATAACTGATCCTGATATTGGGGGTTTCACAATATATAATTATGAAAGATTTTATAACTTATTAGAGCAGTTAGGTGATGTTAAGGTTAAAGTAATTATACAAAATATCCAAAAAACTCTTAAAGCACAAGATGAAGCGAAAACGGCTGTAGAGAATGTTAATGACGTGAACTTAAAACAAAGATTAGAAAGTGATTTAAAAGAAAAAAATAGCGCGTATGTGTTGGCACTAAAAGAGGCATTTGGTAAGTTGAGTTATGATTCTATTTATCAAACAACTAAAAATGTTGATTATGTTAATTGGTTTAATGCTATTAAAGATACTGCTTCTAGCAGTATTTAG
- a CDS encoding BTA121 domain-containing protein surface lipoprotein, producing MKKSNSVLLLLLVINCDFKSQGADPLKGVLVKKNSFVAKPLTTTHDFKSFIGKNPVEVVEEKSVDVKIDEFLNECGISAQDRESNVYLRDYLTNSDFDNNSFYTFITEIGSVKTKELLGDWLNFYNLITEIKPMIGNIKRERSKQQLISELDSEFNDSFIPKELKAHFDDENIDSSIKMYSSLRESNDSILEYLRELKDRITYVIKGEAIYEGLIGQEKQEIDDIRKLAVFSDVSDGIYNEDDYNDHQFYSVLGFFGIAKLKRLLEVNLHELIRVRKEAEDTIKNVEDDFFVKVLKTKFDEYNEFAVSILRNAFSMTSDYVLKDKIIDSHNRIVDGFMRITDKARRSIKFKTIYSNLSSSDAAVIIDLRTILTDSSIGSKDEDGVSFKTYTYYEFEYLLGGLNEDQVEKMIVKIRKALKLQNDILQRIDAIKDSKGKDQLRRDFFNQKKHYEFLLKTNFNCVNINSNDIYNVFMSFKDNEDGFNAIQARILELV from the coding sequence ATGAAAAAGAGTAATAGTGTGTTATTATTGTTACTGGTTATAAATTGTGATTTTAAATCCCAAGGGGCTGACCCTCTTAAAGGGGTCTTGGTTAAAAAAAATTCTTTTGTTGCAAAACCTTTAACTACAACCCATGATTTTAAATCCTTTATAGGTAAAAATCCTGTAGAAGTTGTAGAAGAGAAAAGTGTGGATGTAAAAATTGATGAATTTCTTAATGAATGTGGGATATCAGCTCAAGACAGGGAATCAAATGTATATTTAAGAGATTACTTAACCAATTCTGATTTTGATAATAACTCATTTTATACCTTTATAACTGAAATAGGTTCTGTGAAGACTAAGGAGCTTTTGGGAGATTGGTTAAATTTTTATAACTTAATAACAGAAATTAAACCAATGATTGGAAATATTAAAAGAGAGAGATCAAAACAACAATTGATATCTGAGCTTGATAGTGAGTTCAACGATTCTTTTATACCAAAAGAGTTAAAAGCTCATTTTGATGATGAGAATATTGATTCTTCTATTAAAATGTATAGTTCATTAAGAGAGTCAAATGATTCAATTTTAGAATATTTACGTGAACTGAAAGACAGAATTACATATGTTATAAAAGGTGAAGCAATATATGAAGGTCTAATTGGTCAAGAAAAGCAAGAAATTGATGATATACGAAAATTAGCAGTTTTTTCTGATGTTAGTGATGGCATTTATAATGAAGATGATTATAATGATCATCAATTTTATTCTGTGTTAGGATTTTTTGGTATTGCTAAGTTGAAGAGATTGTTAGAGGTTAATTTACATGAGTTGATTAGAGTACGAAAAGAAGCAGAGGATACTATTAAGAATGTAGAGGATGACTTCTTTGTCAAAGTTTTGAAAACTAAATTTGATGAGTATAATGAATTCGCTGTAAGTATACTACGAAATGCATTTAGTATGACTAGTGATTATGTATTGAAAGATAAAATTATAGACTCTCATAATAGAATTGTAGATGGCTTTATGAGAATCACAGATAAAGCTAGACGCTCAATAAAATTTAAAACAATATACTCAAATCTGTCTAGTTCTGATGCTGCAGTTATTATTGATCTACGAACTATATTAACTGATTCTAGTATTGGCAGTAAAGATGAGGATGGAGTAAGTTTTAAAACGTATACCTATTATGAGTTTGAGTATTTATTGGGTGGTTTAAATGAAGATCAGGTTGAGAAAATGATAGTAAAAATTCGAAAAGCTTTGAAATTGCAAAATGATATTTTACAAAGGATAGATGCTATTAAAGACAGTAAAGGTAAAGATCAGCTAAGAAGAGATTTTTTTAATCAAAAGAAGCATTATGAATTTTTGCTCAAAACTAACTTTAATTGTGTTAATATCAATTCTAATGATATATATAATGTCTTTATGTCTTTTAAAGATAATGAAGATGGATTTAACGCCATTCAAGCCCGGATTTTAGAATTAGTATAG
- a CDS encoding BTA121 domain-containing protein surface lipoprotein, translating to MKKSNSVLLLLLVINCDFKSQGADLLKEVLVKKNSFVAKPLTITHDFKSLIGKNPAVVQDPVVIKDPAVVEDPAVVEDPAVVQNPAVVQDPVVIKDPAVVQNPAVVEDPVVVENPVVVENPAVVEDPAVVQDPEERDVKKLILEDVINSDSVAVVEEKSVDVKIDEFLNECGISVQDRESNVYLRDYLTNSDFDNNSFYTFITEIGSMKTKELFEDWLKVCNLITEIKPMIENIKRERSKQQFISELNIDFNDSCISEELKAHFDDSDSSIQIYHSLRYADNTMLQDLLAMKDRITYVIKGEAIYEGLIGQEKQEIDDIRKLAVFSDVSDGSYHKYIYNDHQFYCVLGFFGVSKLKRLSEVNLHELIRVRKEAEDTIQDVENDFFVKVLKTEFNECNEIAVDILQSAFSMDSDYVLKDEIIDSHNRAVSGFMRITDRARDLIKFRKIYTNLSRSDAAMISYLRSILNNPSISIKDEYEISLKTYSYYEFEYLLGGLNEDQVGKMIVKIRQALEFQNDILQRIDAIKDSKGKDQLRRDFFDQKKHYEFLLKTYFDCVNINSNDIYNVFMSFKDNEDGFNAIQARILELV from the coding sequence ATGAAAAAGAGTAATAGTGTGTTATTATTGTTATTGGTTATAAATTGTGATTTTAAATCCCAAGGGGCTGACCTTCTTAAAGAGGTCTTGGTTAAAAAAAATTCTTTTGTTGCAAAACCTTTAACTATAACCCATGATTTTAAATCCCTTATAGGTAAAAATCCTGCAGTAGTACAAGATCCTGTAGTAATTAAAGATCCTGCAGTAGTTGAAGATCCTGCAGTAGTTGAAGATCCTGCAGTAGTTCAAAATCCTGCAGTAGTACAAGATCCTGTAGTAATTAAAGATCCTGCAGTAGTTCAAAATCCTGCAGTAGTTGAAGATCCTGTAGTAGTTGAAAATCCTGTAGTAGTTGAAAATCCTGCAGTAGTTGAAGATCCTGCAGTAGTTCAAGATCCTGAAGAAAGAGATGTTAAAAAATTAATACTAGAGGATGTTATAAACAGTGATTCTGTAGCAGTTGTAGAAGAGAAAAGTGTGGATGTAAAAATTGATGAATTTCTTAATGAATGTGGGATATCAGTTCAAGACAGGGAATCAAATGTATATTTAAGAGATTACTTAACCAATTCTGATTTTGATAATAACTCATTTTATACCTTTATAACTGAAATAGGTTCTATGAAGACTAAGGAGCTTTTTGAAGATTGGTTAAAAGTTTGTAACTTAATAACAGAAATTAAACCAATGATTGAAAATATTAAAAGAGAGAGATCAAAACAACAATTCATATCTGAGCTTAATATTGATTTCAACGATTCTTGTATATCCGAAGAGTTAAAAGCTCATTTTGATGATAGTGATTCTTCTATTCAAATATATCATTCATTGAGATATGCAGATAATACAATGTTACAAGATTTACTTGCAATGAAAGACAGAATTACATATGTTATAAAAGGTGAAGCAATATATGAAGGTCTAATTGGTCAAGAAAAGCAAGAAATTGATGATATACGAAAATTAGCAGTTTTTTCTGATGTTAGTGATGGAAGTTATCATAAGTATATTTATAATGATCATCAATTTTATTGTGTGTTAGGATTTTTTGGTGTTTCTAAGTTGAAAAGATTGTCAGAGGTTAATTTACATGAGTTGATTAGAGTACGAAAAGAAGCAGAGGATACTATTCAAGATGTAGAGAATGACTTCTTTGTCAAAGTTTTGAAAACTGAATTTAATGAGTGTAATGAAATCGCTGTAGATATATTACAAAGTGCATTTAGTATGGATAGTGATTATGTATTGAAAGATGAAATTATAGATTCTCATAATAGAGCTGTAAGTGGCTTTATGAGAATCACAGATCGAGCTAGAGACTTAATAAAATTTAGAAAAATATACACAAATCTATCTAGGTCTGATGCTGCAATGATTAGTTATTTACGCAGTATATTAAATAATCCTAGTATTAGTATTAAAGATGAGTATGAAATAAGTTTGAAAACGTATAGCTATTATGAGTTTGAGTATTTATTGGGTGGTTTAAATGAAGATCAGGTTGGGAAAATGATAGTAAAAATTCGACAAGCTTTGGAATTTCAAAATGATATTTTACAAAGGATAGATGCTATTAAAGACAGTAAAGGTAAAGATCAGCTAAGAAGAGATTTTTTTGATCAAAAGAAGCATTATGAATTTTTGCTCAAAACTTACTTTGATTGTGTGAATATCAATTCTAATGATATATATAATGTCTTTATGTCTTTTAAAGATAATGAAGATGGATTTAACGCCATTCAAGCCCGGATTTTAGAATTAGTATAG
- a CDS encoding BTA121 domain-containing protein surface lipoprotein, whose amino-acid sequence MVEVKSHNLLILLLLLIISCNAGSQGVFSLKDSSFKYSSFRKSSLGYSSLSDSSFRRSSFSSNSFKRNSSDIISSRENLLKGDLLEKSLVEASTVKNNVKKLGKSNILNPSEMGSVGVKLDVKLDKLLGTFGIPFNERQVITYIQRILTDPNIGGSLGYKFYDNEEFYNLLSDLGALRLKKIIEFHLKIIEAQNDAKVAIRDVKDTKLKERLQTRFKEYNKAYPLHLKGLFSKAISDNVYDKVIGSDYNFKFNTITDKARSMINFESLYAELSGDQRIAVDNIRMIVTDPSIGSTEGYKTYSTDEFYNLLYSLDAFKIKTLIKFHVENVIARNESLAAIRDVKDAKLKDRLQTRFKEYNKAYPLHLKELFNESTPEGVYGRVINSKYASKFVEVKSASLGFIKSRSPYTGLSGDKGIVIEYMRGVVTDADIGS is encoded by the coding sequence ATGGTTGAGGTAAAGAGTCATAATTTATTAATATTACTGTTATTGCTAATAATAAGTTGTAATGCAGGTTCTCAAGGTGTTTTTTCACTTAAAGATAGCTCGTTTAAGTATAGTTCGTTTCGAAAGAGCTCGCTTGGATACAGTTCTCTTAGTGATAGCTCGTTTCGAAGAAGCTCGTTTAGTAGTAATTCTTTTAAAAGGAACTCGAGTGATATAATATCATCTAGAGAAAATTTGCTTAAAGGGGACTTGCTTGAAAAATCACTGGTTGAAGCATCCACAGTTAAAAATAATGTAAAAAAATTGGGCAAAAGTAATATCTTAAATCCTTCTGAAATGGGGAGCGTAGGGGTAAAGCTAGATGTTAAGCTTGACAAGCTTCTTGGTACATTTGGGATACCCTTTAACGAAAGGCAAGTAATTACATATATACAAAGAATATTAACTGATCCTAATATTGGTGGTTCTCTAGGTTATAAATTTTATGATAACGAAGAATTTTATAACTTGCTTAGTGATTTAGGTGCTTTAAGATTGAAAAAAATTATAGAATTTCATTTAAAGATTATTGAAGCGCAAAATGATGCTAAAGTAGCTATTCGCGATGTGAAGGATACAAAATTAAAAGAGAGATTGCAAACTAGATTTAAAGAATACAATAAGGCTTATCCATTGCATTTAAAAGGATTATTCAGTAAAGCTATTTCTGATAATGTTTATGATAAAGTTATAGGTAGTGATTATAATTTTAAGTTTAATACGATTACGGACAAAGCTCGTAGCATGATAAACTTTGAAAGTCTATATGCAGAATTGTCAGGTGATCAAAGGATTGCAGTTGATAATATACGGATGATAGTAACTGATCCTAGTATTGGTAGTACCGAAGGTTATAAGACGTATAGTACGGATGAGTTTTATAACTTACTTTATAGCTTAGATGCTTTTAAGATCAAGACACTTATAAAATTTCATGTAGAAAATGTTATAGCACGCAACGAGTCTCTAGCAGCTATTCGAGATGTTAAGGATGCAAAATTAAAAGATAGATTACAAACTAGATTTAAAGAGTACAATAAGGCTTATCCATTACATTTAAAAGAATTATTCAATGAATCTACTCCTGAGGGGGTGTATGGTAGAGTTATAAATAGTAAATATGCGTCTAAATTTGTTGAAGTTAAATCAGCCTCTCTTGGTTTTATAAAAAGTAGATCTCCATATACAGGGTTATCAGGTGATAAAGGTATTGTAATTGAATATATGCGGGGAGTAGTAACTGATGCTGATATTGGAAGTTAG
- a CDS encoding BTA121 domain-containing protein surface lipoprotein: MSKLAIEDVKDANLKQKLVRKFKEKERSYLVALKSVFNKSTPGEVYRAAIGIDHSNNFISIKSDVASHLRKREV, translated from the coding sequence ATGTCCAAGCTAGCTATAGAGGATGTTAAGGACGCGAACTTAAAACAGAAATTGGTACGTAAGTTTAAAGAAAAGGAGCGTTCTTATTTAGTTGCGTTAAAATCGGTCTTTAATAAATCTACTCCTGGGGAAGTGTATAGGGCCGCTATAGGTATTGATCATTCGAATAATTTTATATCCATTAAAAGTGATGTTGCTAGTCATTTACGCAAAAGAGAGGTTTAG